In Pongo abelii isolate AG06213 chromosome 22, NHGRI_mPonAbe1-v2.0_pri, whole genome shotgun sequence, the following are encoded in one genomic region:
- the UBE2G2 gene encoding ubiquitin-conjugating enzyme E2 G2 isoform X2, giving the protein MRFTCEMFHPNIYPDGRVCISILHAPGDDPMGYESSAERWSPVQSVEKILLSVVSMLAEPNDESGANVDASKMWRDDREQFYKIAKQIVQKSLGL; this is encoded by the exons ATGAGATTTACCTGTGAGATGTTTCATCCCAACA TCTACCCTGATGGGAGAGTCTGCATTTCCATCCTCCATGCGCCAGGCGACGACCCCATGGGCTACGAGAGCAGCGCGGAGCGGTGGAGTCCTGTACAGAGCGTGGAGAAGATCCTGTTGTCGGTGGTGAGCATGCTGGCAG AGCCCAATGACGAAAGTGGAGCTAACGTGGATGCGTCCAAAATGTGGCGCGATGACCGGGAGCAGTTCTATAAGATTGCCAAGCAGATCGTCCAGAAGTCTCTGGGACTGTGA
- the UBE2G2 gene encoding ubiquitin-conjugating enzyme E2 G2 isoform X1, translating into MNEENFFEWEALIMGPEDTCFEFGVFPAILSFPLDYPLSPPKMRFTCEMFHPNIYPDGRVCISILHAPGDDPMGYESSAERWSPVQSVEKILLSVVSMLAEPNDESGANVDASKMWRDDREQFYKIAKQIVQKSLGL; encoded by the exons ATGAATGAAGAGAATTTTTTTGAATGGGAGGCattgatcat GGGCCCAGAAGACACCTGCTTTGAGTTTGGTGTTTTTCCTGCCATCCTGAGTTTCCCACTTGATTACCCGTTAAGTCCCCCAAAGATGAGATTTACCTGTGAGATGTTTCATCCCAACA TCTACCCTGATGGGAGAGTCTGCATTTCCATCCTCCATGCGCCAGGCGACGACCCCATGGGCTACGAGAGCAGCGCGGAGCGGTGGAGTCCTGTACAGAGCGTGGAGAAGATCCTGTTGTCGGTGGTGAGCATGCTGGCAG AGCCCAATGACGAAAGTGGAGCTAACGTGGATGCGTCCAAAATGTGGCGCGATGACCGGGAGCAGTTCTATAAGATTGCCAAGCAGATCGTCCAGAAGTCTCTGGGACTGTGA
- the UBE2G2 gene encoding ubiquitin-conjugating enzyme E2 G2: protein MAGTALKRLMAEYKQLTLNPPEGIVAGPMNEENFFEWEALIMGPEDTCFEFGVFPAILSFPLDYPLSPPKMRFTCEMFHPNIYPDGRVCISILHAPGDDPMGYESSAERWSPVQSVEKILLSVVSMLAEPNDESGANVDASKMWRDDREQFYKIAKQIVQKSLGL, encoded by the exons AATTAACACTGAATCCTCCGGAAGGAATTGTAGCAG GCCCCATGAATGAAGAGAATTTTTTTGAATGGGAGGCattgatcat GGGCCCAGAAGACACCTGCTTTGAGTTTGGTGTTTTTCCTGCCATCCTGAGTTTCCCACTTGATTACCCGTTAAGTCCCCCAAAGATGAGATTTACCTGTGAGATGTTTCATCCCAACA TCTACCCTGATGGGAGAGTCTGCATTTCCATCCTCCATGCGCCAGGCGACGACCCCATGGGCTACGAGAGCAGCGCGGAGCGGTGGAGTCCTGTACAGAGCGTGGAGAAGATCCTGTTGTCGGTGGTGAGCATGCTGGCAG AGCCCAATGACGAAAGTGGAGCTAACGTGGATGCGTCCAAAATGTGGCGCGATGACCGGGAGCAGTTCTATAAGATTGCCAAGCAGATCGTCCAGAAGTCTCTGGGACTGTGA